A stretch of the Tannerella serpentiformis genome encodes the following:
- a CDS encoding DUF3408 domain-containing protein: protein MTIEELRRARLAAKQEAMGGMGGNAETKRKAEVEAEAKAEESPFFDPPVGGKMTAEQQQAILTAKLKELSDYGVKRRTVEESPFFDPPAEIELERSPLDPPPADEPKEEVISAAPPAPVHRKAKSHKEDLATFRETYLQPARISHRKAVYVSDETQQRLDFVVRRIGLRGASISGYVERVLREHLDGYKDSIEQWRKL, encoded by the coding sequence ATGACGATAGAAGAACTACGGCGCGCCAGATTAGCCGCTAAACAGGAAGCGATGGGCGGCATGGGTGGCAATGCCGAAACCAAGCGCAAGGCGGAAGTGGAGGCGGAGGCCAAGGCGGAAGAATCGCCCTTCTTTGATCCGCCCGTAGGCGGTAAGATGACAGCAGAACAACAGCAGGCCATCTTGACCGCCAAACTGAAAGAACTGAGCGACTATGGCGTCAAACGTCGCACGGTAGAAGAGTCGCCTTTCTTTGATCCGCCCGCAGAGATCGAGCTGGAAAGAAGCCCGCTTGATCCTCCTCCGGCGGATGAGCCTAAGGAAGAAGTCATCTCAGCCGCTCCACCCGCTCCGGTCCATCGAAAGGCCAAGAGCCACAAGGAGGATTTGGCGACGTTCCGAGAGACATATCTCCAACCCGCGCGCATCAGCCACCGCAAGGCGGTCTACGTCTCTGACGAGACCCAGCAGAGATTAGACTTCGTTGTCCGCCGAATTGGTCTGCGAGGCGCCAGCATCTCGGGCTATGTCGAGCGCGTGCTTCGGGAGCATCTCGACGGGTACAAGGACAGCATCGAACAATGGCGGAAGCTCTGA
- a CDS encoding helix-turn-helix domain-containing protein translates to MQIILVDGKAWERHRSAFADFIHRIERLIGNPPEADEWLDNDAVCRGLSISPRTLQTLRDTGKIPFSMVGHKCYYKAGDIAELLNSKAE, encoded by the coding sequence ATGCAAATCATCCTTGTAGACGGTAAGGCTTGGGAGCGACATCGCTCCGCCTTTGCCGACTTTATCCACCGCATCGAGCGGCTCATTGGCAACCCGCCCGAGGCCGACGAATGGCTCGACAACGACGCCGTGTGCCGCGGGCTGAGCATCAGCCCTCGCACCCTGCAGACCTTGAGAGATACGGGTAAAATCCCCTTCTCCATGGTCGGGCATAAGTGTTATTACAAAGCCGGCGACATCGCTGAATTACTGAACTCAAAAGCTGAATGA
- a CDS encoding T9SS type A sorting domain-containing protein, whose product MYTIQNLPSGTSVRVQWGASNNNLQLVSGQGTRTAVFSKRSKGQCAIRAQVIINGNTINTEKTGIWVGEPDIWGIDGYESLPAPGAEYYRAHVSGNTSCIWECNDKTWCEITPFQTSAVFDFKRAGTYIISATGVNDCGRSNTVYYTVRVYNRRTFSLFPNPATDVVTLKLTESDDGILSSQGQGSLATRGVTNTYEIQLWNGLTMLRSFKTNQLTFQIPIAGLPAGLYFVRVIKDGQTYTEKLIKN is encoded by the coding sequence ATGTATACCATTCAAAATCTACCTTCAGGAACTTCTGTACGTGTACAATGGGGAGCAAGCAACAATAATCTGCAATTAGTCTCCGGGCAAGGGACAAGAACAGCCGTATTTTCAAAAAGGAGCAAGGGACAATGTGCAATTAGAGCCCAAGTAATCATCAATGGAAATACGATTAATACAGAAAAAACAGGTATTTGGGTTGGAGAGCCGGATATTTGGGGTATTGATGGATATGAATCGTTGCCTGCTCCAGGGGCTGAATATTATAGAGCGCATGTTTCCGGTAATACAAGTTGTATTTGGGAGTGTAATGACAAAACGTGGTGTGAAATAACCCCTTTCCAAACAAGTGCAGTATTTGATTTTAAGAGAGCGGGCACTTATATCATATCCGCAACCGGTGTGAATGATTGCGGGCGTTCAAATACGGTGTACTATACTGTAAGAGTATATAATCGCCGCACATTCTCTCTTTTCCCCAACCCCGCTACGGATGTAGTGACACTCAAACTGACAGAATCGGACGATGGCATTTTGTCTTCCCAAGGTCAAGGCTCTTTGGCTACAAGGGGCGTTACGAATACGTATGAGATTCAGCTTTGGAATGGGCTGACGATGTTGCGATCGTTCAAGACGAATCAGCTGACCTTCCAAATCCCGATCGCGGGACTTCCGGCAGGGCTGTATTTCGTGCGTGTGATCAAAGACGGACAGACCTATACCGAGAAGTTGATCAAGAATTAG
- a CDS encoding helix-turn-helix domain-containing protein: protein MEEHAIITEESPQMQLFVQLMEGVLKKLERYCASARPTLAGEVYLTGEEVCERLKLSTRTLQEYRSCSLLAFYKIGGKILYKQSDLQAMLDRHYNPIQKPSV from the coding sequence ATGGAAGAACATGCAATCATTACGGAAGAAAGCCCTCAAATGCAGCTGTTTGTCCAGCTCATGGAGGGCGTATTGAAGAAGCTGGAGCGCTACTGCGCCTCGGCCCGCCCTACGCTCGCTGGGGAGGTTTATCTCACCGGCGAGGAGGTCTGCGAGCGGCTCAAGCTCAGCACCCGCACTCTGCAGGAGTACCGCAGCTGCAGCCTTTTGGCCTTCTACAAAATCGGCGGCAAGATCCTCTACAAACAGAGCGACCTGCAAGCGATGCTCGACCGACATTATAACCCCATTCAAAAGCCTTCGGTATGA